Part of the Candidatus Chlorohelix allophototropha genome, CGTTTTGCAGCGACACAGCAAACATCTCCTAACAGCTATAAGAATCTTGCCTCCTCTTGGTTTCGCATGAGGAGGCAAGACAAGGCTAAACTTACGAGCGTTTATCCCAAGCGGGAGTAGGGAAGAGCATCTTTGTTTCTGCTACATCGTTAGGCCATACCGTGACTTTCTTACCGCTTTGCCATTGCTCAACTACCATCGGCTTATAAATGTTAGCGCCGCGATCGTCGAACTTGATTTGCCCGTAGAAGGTCATAATGTCCAAACCGGCGAGAGTATCGCGCACTTTAGTAGGGTCAAGCGTACCGGCTTTTTCTAGAGCATATTGGAAAGCCAAACCACAGGCAGTACCATCTGCCGCTTGATAAGCCGGTTCAACTCCAAACTTCTTTTTATAATCGTCATAATACTTCTGTGAACTGGCAAATATATCCGTTCCTTTGTATTTGACGGCTGAAGTCCATTGAGAACCGCCTAACACGTAATTAGCATCTGCTTTCAGGTTATCGGCGAATTCTGGCAAACCGGGACCTACGCTAAAGCCCATTGCGACAGGACTGTATTTAAGCTCTTTGGCAGCTTTTACCACCGCTATTGCTTCGTTAAGGTGACCGCTATTGAGCAATATCTCCGCGTTTGAATCCTTTACTTTGGCAACTTGGCTGGTTAGGTTGGTTTCAGCGTTAGGGTATTTTTCATACACCACTACTTGGAAGCCGTTTTTCTCGGCTACTTTCTTGGCGGCATCAGCAACTTCTACCGAGAAGTTATCGTTAGCCGAGAGTATCGCTACTGTTTTAGGTTTAGGGCTTTGGGCAGCAAGGGCATCAACAACACCTGCCAAGTAGTTACTGCTAGGAGATAATACACCAAAGGTATATTTGTAGCCCTGCGAGAAGATAGACTCGGCTGCGCCGTTACCTTCTACCATCGGGATTTTGTACTGCTCTGCAATTGCTGAAACAGTTTTGGTGCTGTTTGTACCGTAAGGACCAAGTAAGAAGTTTACCTTATCTTCTTTGATTAGTTTTTCGGCTAACTGCGCTGATTTATCCTGCTTGCTCTCATCATCATAATAGGTAATATCAATCGAATAGGCTTTACCAGCTATCTTGATACCACCGGCATTATTGACTGCTTCTTTCCACAGTTCGTAGCCATTTTGAGTTTGTTTAGACTCATTGTTCAAGCTTCCGGTTAGTGAAAGTGGTGCGCCAAATTTGATAACCCCATCAAATTTACCTGTTGCTGCTGCTGTGGTTGCTGCTGCGCTAGTTGCGCCTGAAGCAGTGGTTGCTGCTGTAGTAGCAGCGGAAGTAGTAGCCGCCGCAGTTGTGGTAGCAGGCACGGGTGTTGCGGTATTATCACCGCAAGCTGCCAGCGTCATACTCAATAAAAGTCCTAAAGTTGCCAGTAATGTAAACATGCGGTAACGAACCCCAACTCGGGATTTACTGATCATTGAGTTACCTCCTCCTAGAGTTAATGACCAACGATGGTTTTATCCAAAATATAAGGTAAATACTTGTTTTAGAGATTGAAAATTGCTTTGCACAAAGGCAATAGCGCGTGTATTGGGAATAATATACTTTACTATATATAATTATTTGCTTATTAGCAAGAGGCATTTAGCCCTATTGACAGATTGACATAATTAAAATATACTGAAAACTGTCAGGCAGTAACTCGCAAATTATCGGCTCAAAGCCATAGGTTAAAGGGTCGGCGTTCGGGGTGATCCCGACGTGTATCGTTGCGTTCCCGCAAAATTCAAGGTAGGAAAATACAAAATGCTCACAAGTTCTTCTGCCGGAACCAACCCCGGGTCTATTAAAGTTATCCATAATTATGATCGCTCTGATGGCTTGCCACTTGATCAAATACTAATTGGCGAATGCCGCGAAACGCTTGATAAATTGCCTGAAAAAAGTGTTGACCTCATTTTTGCAGACCCTCCCTATAATCTTCAGTTACAACAGGAACTCTACCGCCCAAATATGACCAAAGTAAATGCGGTTGAAGATGATTGGGATCAGTTCGACAGTTTCGCCGAGTATGATCGCTTCACCCGTGATTGGTTGATTGCCTGCCGCAGAGTCTTAAAAGATAACGGAACATTGTGGGTTATCGGCACCTACCATAATATCTATCGAGTCGGCGCGATTATGATGGACTTGGGATTTTGGATGCTAAATGACATTTGCTGGATTAAGTCCAATCCCCTGCCCCACTTCAAAGGGGTGCGCTTCAACAACGCGCATGAAACCTTGCTCTGGGTGAAAAAGTCCAAAGACCAGAAAAAATACACCTTCAACTACCACGCCATGAAAAGCCTAAACGGTGACAAGCAAATGCGTAGTGATTGGGTGCTGCCGATTTGCACCGGTGCGGAAAGATTAAAAGTTGATGGTCATAAAGCGCATCCCACTCAGAAACCTGAATCTTTGCTTTTCAGAGTGCTATTATCTAGCACTAACCCCGGAGATGTGGTGCTTGACCCATTTTTTGGTTCGGGTACTACCGGGGCAGTTGCCCGGAAATTACATCGCCATTGGATCGGAATCGAACAAGACCCCGAATATGCGGAACTTGCGCAACAGCGTATTGAAAACATTCATCCCCAAATGTTTGATGAAGAAGTGTTCAGCTTTGTAAATAAACGTGAAGCCCAACGTGTACCATTCAACACCCTGATAGAGCGTGGTTATATACAGCCCGGTGAGTTACTTTATTTCGGCTCAAGCAATATTACTGCTAAGGTAACAGTTGATGGCTCGCTGATAGCAGGAGAGTTGCGAGGTTCTATACACTCGCTAGGTGCAAAGGTGGCAGGTTTGCCTGCCTGCAATGGCTGGGAAAATTGGTATTACCGCGATGATAATGGTAATTTCGTGGTAATTGACACTTTGCGAGAGCGCTTTAGAAAAGAAGTGATTGCATCCTAAAAGCCTTTCCCAGCGACAATTTTTGTGCTTGACTTGTAAGCCCTGACAAGATACTCTAAGACATCAGAACAAGGTTTATTAAGCCAGTCGGAGAACAGGGTATGGATGCAAATTTATCACAAATTGAAAATCGCTACGCCGTTTGTGTTGGTATTGATAACTTCAAAAACCCAGACCAGATTGCCTCTTTAAAATTCGCCGAAGCCAATGCAAAGGCGATGGATTCATTGCTTGGCAAGATGGGATTTGAACCTAAAAATCGTCGGCTTGTTGTGGGCGAAATCGCCTCATTCGAAGCGATAAAAGCTACCCTAACCACCTTTGGAGCAGTAAAGCCAAAAGCTAATGACCTCGTTATTTTCTATTATGCTGGCTATTTCCTCGACATTCAGATAGAAGAGGACGAAGGTACTATCGTTTTAGCTTCTTATGACCTCGACCTAGAAGAAATCCGTAAAAACCCCGAATATCGCCTTCAGAAAACGCTCAGATTGGGAATGTTGCGAGAAATTTTCGAATACTCCAAATCAACGAATGTACTTTTTATCTTCGATACTTGCCTTGGGGGAGATTATGAACTCTCCGAATCGAGTTTGCAGGTAACTCTTAATTTTGTATTTGCTAACCAACACCCCGGTCGGGTCGTTGTTTCAAGTTGTCTGCCACAGGAAGAATACAATAAGAGCGAAGGTAATCTTGGATTGTTTGCCGGACATCTGGTCAGTGCGTTAGAGGGACAAACTGAGGAAGCTAAAAATCCTGAAGGCAATTTAACAGTAGGCACATTGTACAAATATTTGCTCAAGATAATGCCACATGAATATCGCCCTATCCAAAGCAGTCCCGAACTCGACAAATTAATTCTGGCATAGTGAATTAAGGCATTCTATGTAACGCCTTTTTTGAAGAGGTTTTGCTAAGTACATCATACAGCAGCACTCTGGCAAACTATTTAGAACAGGTCTGCCACGATGTGGTTAGTGATTATTTTCAGGGCGCTTTAATATTTCGATTATGCACTGGCAACAGATTGTCATAATCTTGCAGAACTGTCTCACATAATTTATAGAGATGGGCAGGGTCGGTATGAGATACTAGATTCCGTACTTGGATTTGCCTTAACATCCTTTCCAGCAAAGCATACTCTATATCCTTCATCCGATTATCCAACATATAATTCTTGTAAGTATTTACTTCTAGGCATATCTTTTGTTGTTCTGGTGCCAATTCTTCTATGTATGGGGCGCGATTATGCTCGCTTCTGTTATCCAGCTGGTAAATTACCGCAATAGGTAAAGGATTACGCTGAAATCGATAGGAGACATCGTTAAGATCGAGAAAGCGTTTATCCCACTCCGGTTGCGCCGATTCGATCATGGGCAAAGCATCGCTACTGCCGAAAAGCGCTTGTACTGCCCCTGAGCGAAGTCTCAAATGTGGATAGGCAGGTTGTGCCAGAAAATTATAGCCACGTTCTACTATAGGGATCATATTATCGGAAAGAACTTTATAACCCAACCGCGCGAAAGCTGCGGCAGTGGTTGATTTGCCTGTTCCGGAGTCTCCCGTAAAAGCAATAACTTTATTATTTATGACAATTGCGCTGGCGTGTAAGCAAGTTACAGTTCGCAACCTTAGCACAAATCCCAATAAAGGACCTACCAAATAAGTAACCAAATCTTCAAGAGTCTGGTTTTTACGCGAAGTCACATAAATATTCGCGCCGGAATGTTCTATCAAGAACTCTGCTCCGTCGTTATAGGTCAGCAAAAAATACATGCCGAAATCCAACAAACTGATTTTCAGATACGGAATACCCGCTTCGTTACATATATCACTGGTAAACCAATTTTGTTCTTGACGACGCTCTAGCACCAAATTCTCTATAAAAGTGGGTAGTTGTTTTTGCCACAGGTTAATAATAGAATGCCCAGAAATAATCTCGGTGGTTGGGTATAGACCGGGAAGGAATTCATCCGAAAACAGGTTTATACCATATATAAAATAGTGTGGAATGGTATTTTATCCTTTACTTATTAGTATGAGTATTAACTTTTGTAAATGATATCACAAAATCTTGTACAAATAATTGTGTGCAATTAATGATAACTCTCTGGAGAGCTTTGGTAAAACTTGGCTCTTTCTAAAAGTTGTTACACAAAATTGGCGATGAACCGAGAATCTGATACTTGTATTGAAAAAGTATGGATATCCAGCTATTATAGTCTCTGCAAATATGACAGGATGTATCACGTATTGTGCGGGATTTTATTAAATGTTCACCTCTTTAGACTTGTCTATTAACCAAAGATTGATAAACTTTATACTATAAGAGGTTGTAACACGTTACCCAAATTGTAGGCAAAGGAGGTTACAGGTAATGTACAAGAAAATTGCGGTTACTTTGGACGGCTCGCCACTCGCTGAAAAAGCATTACCCTATGCAGTAAAACTGGCAAATCTACTGAATACTGAGTTGCTATTGCTGCGCATTGCAGATTTACCGCCCTTGGTTTCCGACAATGTCGATCATGAATTAGAGGCAATTGAATCTGCAGAAGCCTATCTCAAATCTGTAGAAAAGGTGATCAGTGATTCCACAAAGCCCCTTTTCATTCCAGCCGAACGACTTCAACCGTTAGTCGCTTACGGGAAGCCTGAACTTGAGATAAGCGAAATTGTTCCTTTTGAAGAAGCTGACCTGTTAATTATGACTACACATGGTCGCAAAGGTTTAGCACGGCTTACTCAGGGTAGCGTTAGTTCCAAAGTTTTACACCAGATTAATATCCCTGTCATTTTGATTAAGCCGGAAAATTTGAAAGAAGAAATTCCGCTAGAAACCTTAATGAGTTCGCTTACCTCCTTTGATGCTTCCGAAGTAAATATATTAATGACGGTTGATGGCTCCCCTGAATCTGAATCTATTGTTGCTCCTACCGTCGAATTTGCTAAGAAAGTTGGAGCGGCACTTTATTTGTTTACTGTAGTATTGCCACCCATGCCT contains:
- a CDS encoding amino acid ABC transporter substrate-binding protein, coding for MISKSRVGVRYRMFTLLATLGLLLSMTLAACGDNTATPVPATTTAAATTSAATTAATTASGATSAAATTAAATGKFDGVIKFGAPLSLTGSLNNESKQTQNGYELWKEAVNNAGGIKIAGKAYSIDITYYDDESKQDKSAQLAEKLIKEDKVNFLLGPYGTNSTKTVSAIAEQYKIPMVEGNGAAESIFSQGYKYTFGVLSPSSNYLAGVVDALAAQSPKPKTVAILSANDNFSVEVADAAKKVAEKNGFQVVVYEKYPNAETNLTSQVAKVKDSNAEILLNSGHLNEAIAVVKAAKELKYSPVAMGFSVGPGLPEFADNLKADANYVLGGSQWTSAVKYKGTDIFASSQKYYDDYKKKFGVEPAYQAADGTACGLAFQYALEKAGTLDPTKVRDTLAGLDIMTFYGQIKFDDRGANIYKPMVVEQWQSGKKVTVWPNDVAETKMLFPTPAWDKRS
- a CDS encoding site-specific DNA-methyltransferase, translated to MLTSSSAGTNPGSIKVIHNYDRSDGLPLDQILIGECRETLDKLPEKSVDLIFADPPYNLQLQQELYRPNMTKVNAVEDDWDQFDSFAEYDRFTRDWLIACRRVLKDNGTLWVIGTYHNIYRVGAIMMDLGFWMLNDICWIKSNPLPHFKGVRFNNAHETLLWVKKSKDQKKYTFNYHAMKSLNGDKQMRSDWVLPICTGAERLKVDGHKAHPTQKPESLLFRVLLSSTNPGDVVLDPFFGSGTTGAVARKLHRHWIGIEQDPEYAELAQQRIENIHPQMFDEEVFSFVNKREAQRVPFNTLIERGYIQPGELLYFGSSNITAKVTVDGSLIAGELRGSIHSLGAKVAGLPACNGWENWYYRDDNGNFVVIDTLRERFRKEVIAS
- a CDS encoding caspase family protein, encoding MDANLSQIENRYAVCVGIDNFKNPDQIASLKFAEANAKAMDSLLGKMGFEPKNRRLVVGEIASFEAIKATLTTFGAVKPKANDLVIFYYAGYFLDIQIEEDEGTIVLASYDLDLEEIRKNPEYRLQKTLRLGMLREIFEYSKSTNVLFIFDTCLGGDYELSESSLQVTLNFVFANQHPGRVVVSSCLPQEEYNKSEGNLGLFAGHLVSALEGQTEEAKNPEGNLTVGTLYKYLLKIMPHEYRPIQSSPELDKLILA
- a CDS encoding universal stress protein, which gives rise to MYKKIAVTLDGSPLAEKALPYAVKLANLLNTELLLLRIADLPPLVSDNVDHELEAIESAEAYLKSVEKVISDSTKPLFIPAERLQPLVAYGKPELEISEIVPFEEADLLIMTTHGRKGLARLTQGSVSSKVLHQINIPVILIKPENLKEEIPLETLMSSLTSFDASEVNILMTVDGSPESESIVAPTVEFAKKVGAALYLFTVVLPPMPVEMGSVSTGYGFGDEAEKMQQQANEYIKKLQAKIAEQGVKVVSKVSLADPAAEIVQYAQEIQATMISMATHARGKLGQIVMGSVADEVMRESHLPVMLKHMPSNKETNAENSLAGATN